TTGCTTGTTCTGGGTAGTCAACAATCTGTTTTCTTCTCCTTCCGGGTGGCTCATTCAATTTATCCTTCCTCATACCTCCTGGACGGTTTTTTATAGAATAGGTTTGATGGCATATTATCTCTCTAATCCGGTTTTTATTATGTTTCTATACTCTCTCTTCCCTCGGGAGTGTTCTGTTGCCGTCATCCGCATATATCAATTCATAGGAGTCATTTTTTCTCTGCCCCTTTTTTTTATGTCCGTAAAATTAATGAGTCATGCCGTACCGGTATATCATTTATTTACTTTTATTCTTATTTTTTACTCTATATATCTGCTGGTTAAAGCAGTCCTTCGAAAAAGAGAGGGCGCGCTTATCATCCTGGCCGGTTTCGGAATAATAGCTGTTTCAGGAGCCAATGACATGCTCCATGACAGCCGCGTCATTGATACAGGTTATATTATTCCCACAGGTCTGTTGATCTTTATCATTTTTCAATCCTTTGTGCTCTCCATGCGTTTTTCCAGGGCCTTTTCATCGGTAGAGAAACTTTCCGGCGACCTGGAGGAGAAAAACATCACCCTTGCCAGGGTTGACAAGATAAAAGATGAGTTTCTTGCCAACACCTCTCATGAACTTAGAACCCCGCTGAACGGGATTATCGGTATAGCCGAGTCTCTGGTGGCAGGGGCGGGTGGGAAGCTGCCTGAAAAGGCAGCCCAAAACCTCTCTCTCATTGCCGGCAGTGCCAGACGTCTTGCCGGGCAGGTAAACAATATCCTTGATTTTTCCCGCCTGAAAAACAAAGATGTGGACCTGGTGAGAGGACCTGCCGATCTCCATGCACTGTCAGATATGGCAATTGCAGTTCTAAACCCCCTCGCAGCTGGAAAGGGTCTCAAGCTTAACAATGCCGTATCTGCGTATCTGCCTTTTGTAGAGGGCGATGAAAATAGACTGCTACAGATACTCTATAACCTGATCGGCAATGCCATTAAGTTCACTGATCGCGGTGAGGTTACGCTGTCCGCTGAAGTAAGTCATCAAAAGGTTTCAGTAGCTATATCCGACACAGGGATCGGCATTCCTGAAGAGAAGCTGGATGCTATCTTTCTTTCATATGAGCAGGTTGATTCCAGTTCCTCCCGGCGTTTTGGAGGGACAGGCCTCGGTCTTGCCATCACAAAACAACTTGTAGAACTTCATGGCGGGACAATTAGTGTGGAATCGAAAATAGATAAGGGATCGACCTTCCGCTTTACCCTCCCTGCCATCAGCAATGATCCAGTAAATGGTGAAGGCATGAATAAATCGACATTTATTGACAGTGAACCTTTATCTTCAACTGAACTGACCTATCCTGAATATAGAATTAAGGAGTACTCTCTCAAAAAGGATGGTGCCGGGGAAAAACCTTCCATCCTGGTTGTCGATGATGAACCGGTCAATCTTCAGGTTGCAGTCAATCATCTTACCCTGGCAGGGATGAAAGTTCACACAGCCGGATGCGGAATCGAGGCCCTGGAGTCTTTGGCAGAAGGGAAGAATTACGACCTCATCCTTCTCGACATTATGATGCCTGGAATGACCGGTTATGAGGTCTGTCGAAAGCTCCGCGAAACATATGCGGCCGCTGAACTCCCTATCATCATGCTTACTGCCAGAAACAGGGTTCCAGACATAGTAGAAGGTCTGGAGAGGGGCGCCAACGATTATATTATAAAACCTCTCATCAGGGAAGTACTGGTAGCGCGCGTCCGGTCTCACCTAAAAGTCAAGGATTCCTTTGAGGCTTTAAAAGAAAACACGCGACTCAAAAAGGAGATTGAACGGCGAAGAGAGACGGAACAGGACCTCCGCCTCATGCAGCGACGCCTCTCCATGATGCTCGACACAGTCAATGAAGCCGTCATCGCCGTCAATGAAAGCGGCGAGATAACATTTTGTAACGGTGCGTGCGAAGCTTTGGCCGGCTATACAGCTGAATATCTGCTCGGTAAGGCGATGGGAAACCTTTTCGCCGATGATACAGCCCAAGAACTTACGTCACTCATTATTAATGATGGGGGATGCGAGCTGAGGACGGGAGGGCCGAAAGCCTATCCAGGGATCACTCTGAAAAAGGAAAGTGGGCAAAAGGTCTTCGTTGATATGGCGCTTACACCCATCGAGATTGAAGAGGAACTCCTTTATATCCTGGGGCTTCAATTGCCTGACGAAGTGTCGGGTGGCAGTGGAAACGGGCAAGGCCTT
Above is a genomic segment from Deltaproteobacteria bacterium containing:
- a CDS encoding ATP-binding protein, producing the protein MTLNDLKKSLLSIALLCFILSGCSAYDKRPLAKKGLLDLTSSEFEKNRIVNLDGQWEFYWNKLLSPEDFRSGVQFESTGYIDLPQTWDDYNLDGKNLQTDGYATFRLLLKIKEDDEFKALRVTKVLSAYNLWVNGKLLATSGTVGVSHVTEKPRLSQIICRIEPGSDELELILQISNHNYRNGGLMSSISFGSEEQIHKSQNRERALTIFILSALMVMGGYHFVLYMLRRKDLAPLFFGLYCLFWVVNNLFSSPSGWLIQFILPHTSWTVFYRIGLMAYYLSNPVFIMFLYSLFPRECSVAVIRIYQFIGVIFSLPLFFMSVKLMSHAVPVYHLFTFILIFYSIYLLVKAVLRKREGALIILAGFGIIAVSGANDMLHDSRVIDTGYIIPTGLLIFIIFQSFVLSMRFSRAFSSVEKLSGDLEEKNITLARVDKIKDEFLANTSHELRTPLNGIIGIAESLVAGAGGKLPEKAAQNLSLIAGSARRLAGQVNNILDFSRLKNKDVDLVRGPADLHALSDMAIAVLNPLAAGKGLKLNNAVSAYLPFVEGDENRLLQILYNLIGNAIKFTDRGEVTLSAEVSHQKVSVAISDTGIGIPEEKLDAIFLSYEQVDSSSSRRFGGTGLGLAITKQLVELHGGTISVESKIDKGSTFRFTLPAISNDPVNGEGMNKSTFIDSEPLSSTELTYPEYRIKEYSLKKDGAGEKPSILVVDDEPVNLQVAVNHLTLAGMKVHTAGCGIEALESLAEGKNYDLILLDIMMPGMTGYEVCRKLRETYAAAELPIIMLTARNRVPDIVEGLERGANDYIIKPLIREVLVARVRSHLKVKDSFEALKENTRLKKEIERRRETEQDLRLMQRRLSMMLDTVNEAVIAVNESGEITFCNGACEALAGYTAEYLLGKAMGNLFADDTAQELTSLIINDGGCELRTGGPKAYPGITLKKESGQKVFVDMALTPIEIEEELLYILGLQLPDEVSGGSGNGQGLLSRLSVLGELNKNRESIRSLEEKLSDLLPQIKSEEAGLLEDLKVIESTLDHVSHTLLGEEEKKDRSLLAVEVMNLALEYWVEATGKTKIDLALESKLWKVYTNLDGWERAQTLDRYLDIDTMPKNPRWKKVMATADFVLACCSASSPRREALQGALVKFRFSG